Proteins encoded by one window of Dioscorea cayenensis subsp. rotundata cultivar TDr96_F1 chromosome 20, TDr96_F1_v2_PseudoChromosome.rev07_lg8_w22 25.fasta, whole genome shotgun sequence:
- the LOC120251282 gene encoding uncharacterized mitochondrial protein AtMg00860-like: MGKRVMQVKEEDNTTDLCPPVFDEDGLNEEKVEGEGIQVEEAKIKVVKQWLTSTNITKVRSFHSLASFYRRLISYFSSIMALFTKYMKGNKFAWTDEVDDTFHLMKERLATAPILALLDFTHMFELYIDASKVEIGAVLSQQVGPIAFHITVLYGIYINKTRYLLTQLVGKLSG, translated from the exons ATGGGCAAGAGAGTTATGCAGGTGAAGGAAGAAGATAACACAACAGATTTATGCCCACCTGTGTTTGATGAagatggcctcaatgaggagaaGGTTGAAG gagAAGGAATACAAGTAGAGGAAGCGAAGATCAAGGTGGTGAAACAGTGGCTGACTTCCACAAACATCACCAAGGTGAGGAGTTTCCACAGCCTCGCTTCCTTTTATAGGCGGCTTATCTCGTATTTCAGTAGTATTATGGCACTATTCACTAAGTACATGAAGGGCAACAAGTTTGCATGGACAGACGAAGTTGATGACACATTCCATCTGATGAAGGAGCGCTTGGCTACCGCCCCTATCTTAGCACTACTTGACTTCACCCACATGTTTGAGTTGTATATAGATGCATCCAAGGTGGAAATTGGGGCTGTGTTAAGCCAGCAAGTGGGTCCCATTGCATTTCAT ATCACTGTGCTCTACGGCATATACATCAACAAGACAAGGTATCTTCTCACACAACTGGTGGGTAAACTTTCTGGGTAA
- the LOC120251284 gene encoding telomerase Cajal body protein 1 — MTVDRREEEQDPSQQSTDATAVWPFLRFDSPPRKIYHFFQQFRNGVENPSNYNNFLKGVKWSPDGTCFLTSCDDNTVQLFHLPEEASYIDQLASDYQDSYHSSLVINEAEMVYDYCWYPYMCSSDPTSSVFVATTRDHPIHLWDATSGQLRCTYRAYNEMDEITAALSVSFSSSGTKLFAGYNKMLRVFDVHRPGRDFQQFSLHKGKDGPSAFIKRKCHGLIAISSFILNEKGFLLLRFYDLNLPNVNLYGGRPNITPLPKRHHVLKVESRCGFLLVTFEKGYVALPSR, encoded by the exons ATGACTGTGGACAGAAGGGAAGAAGAACAAGACCCTAGTCAGCAGTCAACAGATGCCACTGCTGTTTGGCCGTTTCTAAGGTTTGATTCTCCTCCTCGCAAGATTTATCACTTCTTCCAGCAGTTCAGGAATGGGGTTGAAAACCCTAGCAACTATAATAACTTCTTAAAAGGGGTGAAGTGGTCACCTGATGGCACATGCTTTCTCACTAGCTGTGATGACAACACCGTCCAACTCTTCCACCT GCCTGAGGAGGCTAGCTACATTGATCAACTGGCTTCAGATTACCAAG ATTCTTACCATTCAAGTCTCGTCATAAATGAAGCAGAGATGGTTTATGACTACTGCTGGTACCCCTATATGTGTTCATCAG ATCCCACCTCCTCTGTTTTTGTGGCAACAACACGTGATCACCCTATTCATCTTTGGGATGCTACATCTGGTCAG CTGCGGTGCACCTACCGAGCCTACAATGAAATGGATGAGATAACTGCCGCCCTTTCAGTCTCCTTCAGCTCCTCAGGCACCAA GCTTTTTGCTGGCTACAATAAAATGTTGAGAGTATTTGATGTACATCGCCCTGGTAGAGATTTTCAGCAATTTTCTCTTCATAAAGGCAAAGATGGACCTTCAG CATTCATCAAACGCAAATGCCATGGCCTTATAGCAATAAGTTCTTTTATCTTAAATGAAAAAGGTTTTCTCCTTCTCCGCTTCTATGATTTGAATCT gcCTAATGTAAATCTTTATGGGGGCAGGCCTAATATTACTCCCCTCCCAAAAAGACATCATGTCCTCAAGGTGGAATCCAG ATGTGGTTTCTTGCTTGTTACCTTTGAGAAGGGTTATGTAGCATTGCCAAGCAGGTGA